The nucleotide sequence GCGCGCCCCGGCGGTCCTGACCGGCTCGCGGGTCAGTACGGCGCCCGACGTGACCATGCACGAGCTGTACAAGTTCGCGACCCTCGCGCTCAAGGGCAACCCGACGGTCAGCGAACTGCTGTGGCTCGACGACTACGTGGTCGAGACCGACGGCGGGCGCGCGCTCATCGGCATCCGCGACGCGTTCCTGTCCACGCGCGCGGTGCGGTCGTCGTACGGCGGCTACGCCGTCCAGCAGTCCCGCAAGCTGCTGTCGCGCCACGAGGCCGGGCGCGGCGGCTTCTCGTCGGACGTGGCCCGGCGCACCGCCAAGCACGGCCGCCATTGCCTGCGGCTGCTGCGCCAGGCGCGCGGGCTGCTGACGACGGGCACGCTGACGATCGACATGTCCGACCAGCGCGAGGAGCTGTTCGCGGCGGGCGACCTCGCGGCGCGTGACCCGCGCGCGTTCGCGGAGCTGTTCGAAAAGGAGTTCGCCGCGATGGACGCCGTCACCTCGGTGTTGCCCGAGGCGCCGGACGTCGCGCGTGTCGAGGCCGTGGTGGTCGAACTTCGCCTGGGTGCCATTCGCGACGCGCCTACGCCCCGGTAGCATTTGACTCCGCCGAAAGGAGCACGTCGACCGCGTGTTCCGGAGCACCGCCGGGCCGAGGGAGTAGCCGTGACGTCGTTGTTCGCCTCACCGGATGATGTCCGCACCCGGCTCGCCGCCGGGAACTACCTCGCCGACGGGCACATAGCCACCACCGTCTTCCTCGCCGACGCCCTCGGCAAGCCGCTGCTCGTCGAGGGCCCCGCGGGTGTCGGCAAGACCGAGCTGGCCAAGGCCGTCGCCCAGGCCACCGGCGCGGAGCTGATCCGCCTGCAGTGCTACGAGGGCCTGGACGAGGGCCGCGCGCTGTACGAGTGGAACTACCGCAAGCAACTGCTGCGCATCCAGGCCACTCCCGAGGGGCAGGACTGGGCGGACACCCACGACGACATCTTCGGCGACGAGTTCCTGCTCGCCCGTCCGCTGCTCACCGCGATCCGCCGCACCGAGCCGACCGTGCTGCTGATCGACGAGACCGACAAGACCGACGTCGAGGTCGAGGGCCTGCTGCTGGAGGTGCTGTCGGACTTCCAGGTGACCATCCCCGAGCTGGGTACGGTCGCCGCCACGCGGCGGCCGTTCGTGGTGCTGACCTCGAACGCGACGCGCGAGCTGTCCGAGGCGCTGAAGCGTCGCTGCCTGTACCTGCACCTCGACTACCCGGCGCCGGAGCGCGAGCGCGAGATCGTCCTCGCGCAGGTTCCGGGGATCACCGAGGCGCTGGCCGAGCAACTGGTGCGCACCATCGCCACGTTGCGCGCGCTCGACCTGAAGAAGTCCCCGTCGATCGCCGAAACGCTCGACTGGGCCCGGACGTTGCTCGCGCTCCAGTCCGACGCGCTCGACGAGGAAGCCATCGCGCGCACCCTCGGCGTGGTGCTCAAGCACGTCTCCGACCAGACCCGCGCGGCCAAGGAACTGGGGCTCCCCACCGCCGAGTCGGTCTGACATGGCGCTCCTCGAACGGCATGTCGGCTTCCTCGACGCCCTGCGCGGGGCGGGCCTTCCCGTCTCGCTGGCCGAAGGCCTCGACGCCGCACGGGCGTTGACGATCCTCGACTTGGTCGACCGCGAGGCGGTCCGGGCCGCGTACGCCGCCACGCTCGTGAAGCGGCCCACCCACCGGCCGGTCTTCGACACCCTGTTCGACCTGTGGTTCCCGTCGGCGGTCGGCGACGGTGCCGGCGCGCCCAAGACCGGCGGCGACGACGACGCGGAGAGGTCGGACGCCCGGATGCTCGGGCGGCGCGGCCCCGACCCGGTGGCCGACGCCTTGCGCGCGCGGCTGTTCGACGTCCTGCTGGAGGGCGACGAGGCCGGCATGCGGCAGGTCGTCCGCGAGGCCGTCGCGGCATACGGGCGGGCTCCCGCCGGGCCGACACGGCAGACCTGGTCGGCGTACGCGGTCGGCTCGGCACTCGACCCGCGCACGCTGATGGCCTCGCTCCTGAACGCCGTGCTCGCCGGAGAGCAGCGCGGCGGCCTCGCCGAGCGCGGCGCCCGGCGCATGTTCGAGGACCGCCTCGCCGCGCTCCAGGACATGATCGTCACCGAGGTGCGCCGCCGCCTCGCGGAGGACGATTCGGCCGAGCGCGTCGCCCAGGTCGCGGTGCGCCCCCCGCTCGAACACCTCGACATCCTGCGGGCCACGCGCCGCGACATGGAGGAACTGCGGCGTGCCGTGCACCCGCTGGCACGGCGGCTGGCGACGCGGCTGACGGTCAAGCACAAGGCGGGGCGGCGCGGCCGACTCGACTTCCGGCGGACCGTGCGGGCGTCGCTGTCGACGGGCGGTGTTCCGGTGCGGACGTTCCACCGCCCGCGTCGGCCGCACAAGCCCGAGCTGGTGGTGGTGTGCGACGTCAGCGGCTCCGTCGCGGCGTTCGCGCAGTTCACGCTGCTGCTGGCGTACGCGCTGCGCGAACAGTTCTCCAAGGTCCGGGTGTTCGCGTTCATCGACAACCTCGACGAGGTGACCGACTACTTCGCGCCCGGCGCCGACATCGCCGAGGCGATGGAGGAGATGACCTCCACCGCCGACCTGGTGTGGATGAGCGGCCGGACCGACTACGGCCGCGCGATCGAACTGTTCGCCGAGCGCTACCCGGACGCCGTCGGCCCCAAGACGGCGCTGCTGGTCCTCGGCGACGCCCGCTCCAACTACGGGCAGTTGGCGCTGCCGACGCTCGCGGAACTGGTCGGCAAGGCGCGTCGCGCGCACTGGCTGAACCCCGAGCCGCGCCGGGACTGGGACAGCGGCGACTCGATGGCGTCGGCGTTCGACCGGGTCGTCCCGATGGTGGAGTGCCGCAACCTCGCCCAACTCGCGGCGTTCATCGAGGACTTGGCCTGACGGCTCGCCCGGTCGGCACGGTTGCCGCGGCGCGGCGGCTCACCCGGGGGGTACGAAACGGTTCCGTTTCGGTCGGTGCTACGCTGGCCGACGCCAGTACGAAACAGTTTCGTTCGCGCGGGTCCGCGAAAGCCCGGGGCGACGGGGGAAGAGGAGGGGTGGGTGTCCGGCGAGCAGGTCAGTGAGCAGGCGCATTCCCAGGGGAGCGCCGGCCCGTGCGCGGAAGGCCTCGCGGTCCTGCGGGCCGAGCGCCGCTCCCGCATGACGCCCGAACGCGAGGCCGAGCTGTTCGACGCCGTCATCGAGCTGCTGCGCGAAGTCGGCTACGACGCCCTGACGATGGACGCCGTCGCGGCGCGCGCCCGCACCAGCAAGGCGACCTTGTACCGGCAGTGGCAGGGCAAGCCCAAACTGGTCATGCACGCCCTGCACACCCTGAAACCGGTCTTCACCGGCACCGCCGACACGGGCTCCCTCGAAGGAGACCTGCACTGCGCGGCACGCAAACTCGCGGTCTTCGGCGAGACGGACGCCTCGCTGCTGACCTCCATGGACCACGCCATCATCGCGAACCCCGAGCTCGGCGACATGCTGCGCCACGTGGTCATCGCGCCCGAGCGCGAGGCGTTCATCGCGCTCGTGCACCGGGCCGTCGCCCGGGGCGAGCTCGACCACGTGCCGGCCTCGACCGAACACTGCGGCCCGATCCTGTTCCAGAGCGCCATGAACCGTCCCCTGTGCGAAGGCCTGCCGGCCACGGAGGAGTACCTGCTGTCCATCGTCGACACCGTCATCCTGCCGTCCCTCAGACACAGCTGACGCCCTCTCCCACCTGCGGCGTCACAAACCGGCACGCTCACGCGTCATCACCGCGTCGGGAACACGAACTTCCCGCGGCACGCACCGTCGTGAGCCCGCCGTGAAACCAGCCGGCCTGCCAGGCCGGACAACGTCTCGTCGACCGGTCCACCGGTCGGACGCCACACACCCGCACCGGGGGTACCGCCATGTCCCAAGACACACTCGACCCGTTCCGCAAACCGCCGCCACCACCGACCGCCGCCGACGACGCCCCCAAGGCGTCGAACCGGTGGTGGGTGCTGGTCGTCATCTCCCTCGCGCAACTCATGGTCGTGCTCGACGCGACCATCGTCACGGTCGCCCTGCCGGACGCCGAGAAGGCGCTCGACATGTCCGAGGCCAACCGGCAGTGGGTCGTCACCGCGTACGCGCTCACCTTCGGCGCGCTGCTCCTGCTGGGCGGCCGGATCGCCGACTTCTGGGGCCGCAAGCGGGCGTTCGTGGCCGGCATGGTCGGCTTCGCGATCGCCTCGGCCATCGGCGGCGCCGCCCAGAACGAGGCGATGCTCTTCGGCGCCCGCGCCCTCCAGGGCGTGTTCGCCGCGCTGCTCGCCCCCGCCGCGCTGGCCCTGCTGGCCGTCACCTTCACCGACGCCGCGGAGCGCGCCAAGGCCTTCGCGGTCTACGGCGGCATCTCCGCGGGCGGCTCGGCCATCGGCCTGCTCCTCGGCGGCGTCCTGACCGAGTACGCGTCGTGGCGCTGGTGCCTGCTGGTGAACGTCCCGATAGCGGTCGCCGCGATCGCCGTCGCGATGCCGCTGCTCCGCGAGAGCCGCGCCGAAGGCAACACGCGCTACGACATCCCCGGCGCGATCACCGTCACGCTGGGCCTGGCCGCGCTCGTGTACGGCTTCACCCGCGCCGCGGAGGAGAGCTGGACCGACGGCAGAACGGTCGCCATGCTGGTCGCCGGCGTCCTGCTGATCGCCGTGTTCGTCCTCATCCAGCAGCGCAGCGCCCACGCGCTGCTGCCGCTGCGCATCGTCCTCGACCGCAACCGCGGAGGTTCGCTGCTCGCGATGCTGCTGATCGGCGCCGCGTTCATCGGCTCGACGCTGTTCATGATCTATTACATGCGCCTCGTGCTCGGCTACGGCGCGGTCAAGGCCGGTGCGGGCGCGCTGGGAATAACGGTCGGTGTGTTCATCACCGCCGGAGCGTCGGCGGCGCTGCTGCCGAAGATCGGCCCGCGCATCCCCATGGTCGTCGGTGCGCTGCTGTGCGCCGGCGGGACGTTCTGGCTGACCTTCATCACCGTCGAACGCCAGTACCTCACCCACGTCCTGCCCGGCATGGTCCTCATCGGCCTGGGCCTCGGCCTGGTCTTCACCGCCGTCGCCAGCACCGCGCTGATCGGCGTCCAGGAACACGACGCGGGTGCCGCGAGCGCCCTGATCAACGCCGTCCAGCAGGTCGGCGGAGCGCTGGGCACCGCCCTGCTCAACAGCATCGCCACGACCACGATCAGCGACTACATCGCCGACAAGCAGGGCAGCGGGGGCGACCCGAACAAGATCCTCCTCGACGCCCAACTCGACGGCTACACCACGGCGTTCGCCTGGGCCGTCGTCATCATGGTGGTCGGCGCGGTCATCGCCGCCGTCCTCGTCAACGCCGGCAAGGACGCGCTGCCCCGCGAAGGCGCCGCCGTCCACGTCGGCTGACCCGTCCCGGCACACTCTCGGCCCGGACGCCCACGACATCCGTCGTGAGCGTTCGGGCCGAGAGCGGTTCTCCGGGACCCCGACGCCCCGGCTCCTCGGCGGCGTCAGGCCTCCAGCGCCTTGAGCACGCGCTTGTCGGAGACCGGGTACGGCGTGCCGAGGGACTGCGCGAAGTAGCTGACCCGCAGCTCCTCCAACATCCAGCGGACCTGGCGGAGTTCGTCGGGGAGCGGGCGTCCGGCGGGCCGGTCGGCGAGGCGGCGGGCGTACGCCTCCTGGAGGTCGGCCACCTTGAGCATGCGGTGCCGGTCGCCGTGCGGGTCGTTGGGGAGTTTCGCGAGGCGGCGTTCGATCCCGCGGAGATACCGCAGGACGTCGGGAAGGCGCCGCCAGCCGGTCTCGGCGATGAAGCCGCGGTGTACGAGGGCCGCGAGCTGGGCGCGGATGTCGGTCAGCGCCGGGACCAGGGCCAGGCTCGTCGTGCCCTTGAGCCGCACCTCGAGGGCGTGGTGCACGGTGAGGATCCGCTCGACCTTGACCACGGTGTCCTCGGTCGTCGCGGGCAGGTCGGCGCGGACCTTGTCGAGGAGTTTCGCGAACCCGTCGGCGTCCCACGCCGGTCCGCCGGCATCCGCCATGATCTTGTCGACCGCGCAGCGCACACAGTCGTCGAACATCTCGGCGATGGTGGCGTGCGGGTTGTGGCTGAGCGCGAGCTTCGCCCGGTTGGGGAGCCGCCCGGAGATGGACTTCACCGGCGAGTTGACGCCCAGCATGAGCAGGCGCCGGGTGCCCCGCCACATGGCCGCCTGCTGCTCGGCCTCGGTCTCGAACACGCGCACCGCGACGGTGTCGCCCTCGTCGACGAGCGCCGGATAGCCCTTGACGGGGTGCCCGTCGCGCGTCGACTCGAACGTGCGGCGCAGCGCCCCCAGATCGCCCCACGCCGTCAGGCCCGCGCGCTCGACGCTGTCCGCCGCGCGCGAAAGCGTCGCCTGCGAACGGGGTTTCAGGCGGATCTTCAGCTCGGCCAGGTCCTTGCCCTCGGCCAGCACCTTGCCGCGGTCGTCCTCGACCCGGAAGGTGATCCGCAGATGGTCCGGTATCCGGTCGAAGTCCCAGCTCTCCGGCGGCACCGGGATCGCCTTGAGGCGCTGCAACTCGCGCGCGAGGGCCTGGGCCAGCGGTTCCCGACGGGGCGTCATCGTCGCGAGCGCGGCCCGCGCGACGTCCGGCGCCGGAATGAAGTTGCGGCGCAGCGACTTCGGCAGCGACCGGATCAGCTCGGTCACCAACTCCTCGCGCAGGCCCCGGATCTGCCAGTCGAAGCCGTCGCGGACGACCTGCCCGAGCACGGCCAGCGGGATGTGCACGGTGACGCCGTCCGCCGCGTTGCCGGGCTCGAACTGGTAGGTCAGCGGCAGCCGCAGATCGCCCTGCGTCCAGAAGTCGGGGTAGTCGGACTCGTCGATGCCCCCGGCCCGTTCGTTGATCAGCATCGACTTCTCGAAGCTGAGCAGGTCGGGCCGCGTCCGCCGGGCCTTCTTCCACCACGCGTCGAAGTGCCGTCCGGAGACGACGTCTTGGCCGATCCGCTGGTCGTAGAACTCGAACAGCGTCTCGTCGTCGACGAGGATGTCCCGCCGCCGCGCGCGGTGTTCCAGCTCCTCGACCTCGTCGAGCAGCGCGCGGTTCTCCTTGAGGAACGTGTGGTGGGTCCGCCAGTCGCCTTCGACGAGCGCGTGCCGGATGAACAGCTCCCGTGACAGCTCGGGGTCGATGCGGCCGTAGTTGACCTTGCGCTGCGCCACGATCGGGACGCCGTACAGCGTGACGCGCTCGTACGCCATCACCGCGCCCGCCCGCTGCTCCCAGTGGGGTTCGCTGTGGTTGCGCTTGACCAGGTGCCCCGCGAGCGGTTCGATCCACTCCGGTTCGATGCGCGCGTTGACCCGGGCCCACAGCCGCGTCGTCTCCACCAACTCGGCGGACATGACCCAGCGCGGCGGCTTCCGGAACAGCGACGACCCGGGGAAGACCGCGAACCGCGTGCCGCGCGCGCCGCCGTACTCGCGCTTGGCCGCGTCGTACAGCCCGATGTGCGACAGCAGCCCGATCAGCACCGAGGTGTGGATGCGCTGCGCGTCCGCGGGCTCGTCGTTCGGGGCCGTGAGGCCCATCTGCCGTACGGTCTGGCGCAGTTGGCTGTAGACGTCCTGCCACTCGCGGATGCGCAGGTAGTTGAGGAACTCCTGCTTGCACATGCGCCGGAAGCCGGACGACGAGCGTTCCTTCTGCTGCTCCTGGAGGTAGTCCCACAGCCTGAGGTACGTCAGGAAGTCCGACCCGGCGTCCTTGTCGACGAACCGCGCGTGCTGCTGCTGCGCCTGCTCCTTCTTGTCCGCGGGGCGCTCGCGCGGGTCCTGGATCGACAGCGCGGCGGCGATCACCATGACCTCGCGCACGCAGTTGTTGCGGTCGGCCTCCAGCACCATGCGGGCCATGCGCGGGTCGACGGGCAGTTGCGCGAGCTGCCGCCCGATCGGGGTGAGGCGTTTGCGCACGTCGGGCTGCTCGGGGTCGATCGCGCCCAGCTCGTGCAGCAGGTCGACGCCGTCCTTGATGTTGCGGCGGTCCGGCGGGTCGATGAAGGGGAACGCGGCGATGTCGCCGAGCCCGATCGCGGTCATCTGGAGGATGACGGACGCGAGGTTGGTGCGCAGGATCTCCGCGTCGGTGAACGCGGGCCGGGTGAGGAAATCGTCCTCGGAGTAGAGCCGGATGCAGATGCCGTCCGACGTGCGCCCGCACCGGCCCTTGCGCTGGTTCGCCGACGCCTGCGACACCGCCTCGATCGGCAGGCGCTGCACCTTGGTGCGGTGGCTGTAGCGGGAGATCCGCGCGGTGCCGGGGTCGACGACGTACTTGATGCCCGGCACGGTCAGCGACGTCTCGGCGACGTTGGTCGCCAGGACGACGCGGCGCCCGCTGTGCGGGCGGAAGACGCGGTGCTGCTCGGCGGACGAGAGCCGGGCGTACAGCGGCAGTACCTCGGTGTGCGGGAGGTTCCGTTTGGTCAGCGCCTCGGCGGTGTCGCGGATCTCGCGCTCGCCCGACAGGAAGACCAGCACGTCGCCGGGGCCCTCGCGTTGCAGCTCCTCGACCGCGTCGATGATCCCCTGCACCTGGTCGCGGTCGTCGCCGCCGTCCTCGTGCGCGTCGTCGGCGACCAGCGGGCGGTAGCGCACCTCGACCGGGTACGTGCGCCCCGACACCTCGATGATCGGCGCGTCCCCGAAGTGCCGGGAGAACCGCTCGGGGTCGATCGTCGCCGATGTGATGACGACCTTCAGGTCGGGTCGCCGCGGCAGGAGCTGCTTGACGTACCCGAGGATGAAGTCGATGTTGAGGCTGCGTTCGTGCGCCTCGTCGATGATCAGCGTGTCGTATTGCAGCAGGTCGCGGTCGTTCTGCAGCTCGGCGAGCAGGATGCCGTCGGTCATGAGCTTGACCAGCGACTCCTCCGATACCTGGTCGTTGAACCGCACTTTGTACCCGACCGCCGACCCCAGCGGCGTCTTCAGCTCCTCCGCGATCCGGTCCGCGACCGTCCGCGCCGCCAGCCGCCGCGGCTGCGTGTGCCCGATGTGTCCGCGCACACCGCGCCCGAGTTCCAGACAGATCTTCGGAAGCTGCGTCGTCTTGCCCGATCCGGTCTCCCCGGCGACGATCACCACCTGGTGGTCGCGGATCGCCGCGAGGATGTCGTCCTTCTTCTGCGACACCGGAAGCTGCTCGGGGTACGAGATCTCCGGCCGCGCCTCTCGCCGCGACGCCGCCTTGAACTCGGCCTTCTCGACCTCCGCCGCGAGCTCGACGGCTATCGCCGCCCGCTTCTCGCCTCCGCGCACACGCGAGGCCCCGTCGATCCGCCGCGCCAACCGACGCTCGTCACGCAGGGTCACACCGGACAGTCGAGCCCGCAGATCGGCGAGCGAGGCGGGGGAAGGCGCGGTATCCATATCGCGGTCAAGGATAGGCGGGTGACCGGGGTGGCCCACCAGCGGATATTCCGCTGTATGGCGCACGCTCCGCGCCCGTGGCGTCGCGGGCGCCGGTCGCGCGTCCGTCGGGGGCGCGTCCGTGGCGTCAGTGCGACGCGCGACCCCGGCACGCGCGATGCGGGCGTCGCCGTGCGCCGCGGCCGCGGCGATCCGCGGAGGGAAACGCCCCGGCCCGGGACCGTGTGCGGTCCCGGGCCGGGGCGTTTCGGTGTCGTCGTCCGCCGCGTCAGCGGAACCAGCGGCGGGGGTGGCGGGTGAAGAGGTAGCCGCCGATGCCGAGGAGCATGGCGACGAGGGCGCCGGCGGTGGTCCAGACCCAGCGGCCCGTGGTGCCCGACAGCCAGGCGTCATCGTCGTCGAAGCCCGCGAGGCTGACCTTGCGGGTCTCGGCGACCTGG is from Yinghuangia sp. ASG 101 and encodes:
- a CDS encoding nucleotidyltransferase domain-containing protein; the encoded protein is MSTTLLTGVVGSTAYGLATTSSDEDRLGVYLADTADVLGLRAPAVLTGSRVSTAPDVTMHELYKFATLALKGNPTVSELLWLDDYVVETDGGRALIGIRDAFLSTRAVRSSYGGYAVQQSRKLLSRHEAGRGGFSSDVARRTAKHGRHCLRLLRQARGLLTTGTLTIDMSDQREELFAAGDLAARDPRAFAELFEKEFAAMDAVTSVLPEAPDVARVEAVVVELRLGAIRDAPTPR
- a CDS encoding AAA family ATPase; translated protein: MFASPDDVRTRLAAGNYLADGHIATTVFLADALGKPLLVEGPAGVGKTELAKAVAQATGAELIRLQCYEGLDEGRALYEWNYRKQLLRIQATPEGQDWADTHDDIFGDEFLLARPLLTAIRRTEPTVLLIDETDKTDVEVEGLLLEVLSDFQVTIPELGTVAATRRPFVVLTSNATRELSEALKRRCLYLHLDYPAPEREREIVLAQVPGITEALAEQLVRTIATLRALDLKKSPSIAETLDWARTLLALQSDALDEEAIARTLGVVLKHVSDQTRAAKELGLPTAESV
- a CDS encoding vWA domain-containing protein, which produces MALLERHVGFLDALRGAGLPVSLAEGLDAARALTILDLVDREAVRAAYAATLVKRPTHRPVFDTLFDLWFPSAVGDGAGAPKTGGDDDAERSDARMLGRRGPDPVADALRARLFDVLLEGDEAGMRQVVREAVAAYGRAPAGPTRQTWSAYAVGSALDPRTLMASLLNAVLAGEQRGGLAERGARRMFEDRLAALQDMIVTEVRRRLAEDDSAERVAQVAVRPPLEHLDILRATRRDMEELRRAVHPLARRLATRLTVKHKAGRRGRLDFRRTVRASLSTGGVPVRTFHRPRRPHKPELVVVCDVSGSVAAFAQFTLLLAYALREQFSKVRVFAFIDNLDEVTDYFAPGADIAEAMEEMTSTADLVWMSGRTDYGRAIELFAERYPDAVGPKTALLVLGDARSNYGQLALPTLAELVGKARRAHWLNPEPRRDWDSGDSMASAFDRVVPMVECRNLAQLAAFIEDLA
- a CDS encoding TetR/AcrR family transcriptional regulator — encoded protein: MSGEQVSEQAHSQGSAGPCAEGLAVLRAERRSRMTPEREAELFDAVIELLREVGYDALTMDAVAARARTSKATLYRQWQGKPKLVMHALHTLKPVFTGTADTGSLEGDLHCAARKLAVFGETDASLLTSMDHAIIANPELGDMLRHVVIAPEREAFIALVHRAVARGELDHVPASTEHCGPILFQSAMNRPLCEGLPATEEYLLSIVDTVILPSLRHS
- a CDS encoding MFS transporter; translation: MSQDTLDPFRKPPPPPTAADDAPKASNRWWVLVVISLAQLMVVLDATIVTVALPDAEKALDMSEANRQWVVTAYALTFGALLLLGGRIADFWGRKRAFVAGMVGFAIASAIGGAAQNEAMLFGARALQGVFAALLAPAALALLAVTFTDAAERAKAFAVYGGISAGGSAIGLLLGGVLTEYASWRWCLLVNVPIAVAAIAVAMPLLRESRAEGNTRYDIPGAITVTLGLAALVYGFTRAAEESWTDGRTVAMLVAGVLLIAVFVLIQQRSAHALLPLRIVLDRNRGGSLLAMLLIGAAFIGSTLFMIYYMRLVLGYGAVKAGAGALGITVGVFITAGASAALLPKIGPRIPMVVGALLCAGGTFWLTFITVERQYLTHVLPGMVLIGLGLGLVFTAVASTALIGVQEHDAGAASALINAVQQVGGALGTALLNSIATTTISDYIADKQGSGGDPNKILLDAQLDGYTTAFAWAVVIMVVGAVIAAVLVNAGKDALPREGAAVHVG
- the hrpA gene encoding ATP-dependent RNA helicase HrpA, with translation MDTAPSPASLADLRARLSGVTLRDERRLARRIDGASRVRGGEKRAAIAVELAAEVEKAEFKAASRREARPEISYPEQLPVSQKKDDILAAIRDHQVVIVAGETGSGKTTQLPKICLELGRGVRGHIGHTQPRRLAARTVADRIAEELKTPLGSAVGYKVRFNDQVSEESLVKLMTDGILLAELQNDRDLLQYDTLIIDEAHERSLNIDFILGYVKQLLPRRPDLKVVITSATIDPERFSRHFGDAPIIEVSGRTYPVEVRYRPLVADDAHEDGGDDRDQVQGIIDAVEELQREGPGDVLVFLSGEREIRDTAEALTKRNLPHTEVLPLYARLSSAEQHRVFRPHSGRRVVLATNVAETSLTVPGIKYVVDPGTARISRYSHRTKVQRLPIEAVSQASANQRKGRCGRTSDGICIRLYSEDDFLTRPAFTDAEILRTNLASVILQMTAIGLGDIAAFPFIDPPDRRNIKDGVDLLHELGAIDPEQPDVRKRLTPIGRQLAQLPVDPRMARMVLEADRNNCVREVMVIAAALSIQDPRERPADKKEQAQQQHARFVDKDAGSDFLTYLRLWDYLQEQQKERSSSGFRRMCKQEFLNYLRIREWQDVYSQLRQTVRQMGLTAPNDEPADAQRIHTSVLIGLLSHIGLYDAAKREYGGARGTRFAVFPGSSLFRKPPRWVMSAELVETTRLWARVNARIEPEWIEPLAGHLVKRNHSEPHWEQRAGAVMAYERVTLYGVPIVAQRKVNYGRIDPELSRELFIRHALVEGDWRTHHTFLKENRALLDEVEELEHRARRRDILVDDETLFEFYDQRIGQDVVSGRHFDAWWKKARRTRPDLLSFEKSMLINERAGGIDESDYPDFWTQGDLRLPLTYQFEPGNAADGVTVHIPLAVLGQVVRDGFDWQIRGLREELVTELIRSLPKSLRRNFIPAPDVARAALATMTPRREPLAQALARELQRLKAIPVPPESWDFDRIPDHLRITFRVEDDRGKVLAEGKDLAELKIRLKPRSQATLSRAADSVERAGLTAWGDLGALRRTFESTRDGHPVKGYPALVDEGDTVAVRVFETEAEQQAAMWRGTRRLLMLGVNSPVKSISGRLPNRAKLALSHNPHATIAEMFDDCVRCAVDKIMADAGGPAWDADGFAKLLDKVRADLPATTEDTVVKVERILTVHHALEVRLKGTTSLALVPALTDIRAQLAALVHRGFIAETGWRRLPDVLRYLRGIERRLAKLPNDPHGDRHRMLKVADLQEAYARRLADRPAGRPLPDELRQVRWMLEELRVSYFAQSLGTPYPVSDKRVLKALEA